From a single Falco peregrinus isolate bFalPer1 chromosome 10, bFalPer1.pri, whole genome shotgun sequence genomic region:
- the EFCAB7 gene encoding EF-hand calcium-binding domain-containing protein 7 isoform X2: MASSPENNTSLSVQKVTRSESSQAKKSQHTEEAIFYMNCRAAYLTVLKSSLENIKSKEQLSLVLQQAGRNPSQKTVNKYWTSQTIALNFDDFCNILKKEKPATRTELLEAFGKIDTDNTGYILHDELYKILTTRGEKMTRDEVSAITKQVDFNCSGKLDYNKFCDLYMTTSEQCCKTAREKLEVNSRLRQQQFGSQAETSSEGITLPVSKPSLRISRKTDHKLAPIKGDSRTPSKPSSAQSCKASISTTISMGASSNRNTKLIEPDTVKDWQCAQSKGCFYLEDDGEIISHKYKLYLPERSTVCITIKPLNVRQVEGKPCNWLSVDTALYILKESETQENLHLMGFTEQQNKEMFGWRGELGSGVYWLLPFTTGCRLKNVKTQSTGEAKLVYRGEDGDLALTKEFRAALLDIFETIDLDGNGLLSLEEYNFFELRTSGEKCDEEAWAVCKDNFDMKKNELTRQGFMDLNLMEANDREGDPSDLWVTLLSLGYNKALEMTEACPFVIDIYAEKCKPKIKAIYLEAGSSQLNRAICKSVVNKGEAKVMDGCENIIVYTYKAGRRITSVIENKSENKVIIHVNNEQSKNCLSSRGLPVFAVEVAPKSMMVSQHVMPLNEQEEWLYNCVHSLLH; encoded by the exons TACTTCAACAGGCTGGAAGAAATCCATCTCAGAAGACAGTTAATAAATATTGGACTTCACAAACGATTGCACTGAATTTTGAtgatttttgtaatattttaaaaaaagaaaaaccagctACAAGAACTGAACTGCTTGAAGCATTTGGGAAAATAGACACAGATAACACTGGATATATTTTACATGATGAACTTTATAAAATTCTTACAACG AGAGGTGAAAAAATGACTCGGGATGAAGTGAGTGCCATTACTAAACAAGTTGATTTTAACTGCAGTGGTAAACTTGACTACAACAAG ttttGTGACTTATACATGACAACCAGCGAGCAATGCTGCAAGACTGCACGAGAGAAACTGGAAGTTAATAGTCGATTAAGGCAACAGCAGTTTGGGAGTCAAGCTGAAACTTCCTCTGAAGGGATCACACTGCCAGTGTCAAAACCATCACTGAGAATCTCGAGAAAAACTGATCACAAACTAGCACcaataaaag GTGACAGCAGAACTCCTTCAAAGCCCTCATCAGCTCAAAGTTGCAAAGCATCCATTTCTACCACAATCAGCATGGGCGCCAGTagcaacagaaacacaaagctaATTGAGCCAGACACAGTGAAG GACTGGCAATGTGCACAATCCAAGGGATGCTTCTACTTAGAAGATGATGGTGAAATCATTAGTCACAAGTACAAGCTGTACTTACCTGAGAGGTCTACAGTATGTATTACCATCAAGCCTTTAAATGTTCGTCAGGTAGAAG gaaaacCTTGTAATTGGTTGTCAGTGGATACAGCTTTGTATATTCTGAAGGAAAGTGAAACCCAAGAAAATCTACACCTTATGGGCTTTActgaacaacaaaacaaagag ATGTTTGGATGGAGAGGGGAGCTTGGATCAGGTGTTTACTGGCTGCTCCCATTCACAACAGGCTGTAGGTTGAAGAATGTAAAAACACAAAGTACTGGAGAAGCAAAACTGGTGTATAGAGGTGAAGATGGAGACCTGGCTCTGACCAAGGAGTTCCG AGCAGCATTATTGGATATATTTGAAACAATTGATTTGGATGGAAATGGCCTTCTGAGTTTGGAGGAATACAATTTCTTTGAACTGAGAACTAGTGGTGAGAAATGTGATGAGGAAGCATGGGCTGTATGTAAGG ataaTTTTGATATGAAGAAGAATGAACTAACAAGACAAGGATTTATGGATTTGAATCTAATGGAAGCCAATGACCGTGAAGGGGATCCTAGTGACCTTTGGGTGACTTTATTGTCTCTGGGCTACAACAAAGCATTAGAAATGACAGAG GCATGTCCCTTTGTCATTGACATCtatgcagaaaaatgcaaacccaAAATTAAAGCCATATATCTAGAGGCAGGGAGCTCACAACTCAACAGGGCTATCTGCAAGTCTGTTGTTAATAAAGGAGAGGCCAAAGTAATGGATGGCTGTGAAAACATAATCGTCTATACCTACAAAGCGGGCAGGAGAATCACTTCTGTTATTGAAAATAAG TCTGAAAACAAAGTGATTATTCATGTCAACAATGAGCAGAGTAAGAACTGCCTAAGTAGTAGGGGACTGCCTGTTTTTGCTGTAGAAGTGGCACCAAAATCCATGATG GTTTCTCAGCACGTGATGCCACTGAACGAGCAGGAAGAATGGCTTTATAATTGTGTGCATTCCCTCTTACATTAA